Proteins found in one Actinokineospora alba genomic segment:
- a CDS encoding TetR/AcrR family transcriptional regulator → MTPGEAPTKRKRRVYAARVPVEQRRSELLDAALHLVVTAGHTAVTMDAVAEQAGVTKPVVYGVFGNRAELLDTLLRREQEQGLAQLAAIHPDPAKTDPGDQLAHILAEFLKAVREAPDRWTCIVMPMADMPAQFHAVREEARGRVLKRTEKLASELLPKHKADLDPEIVAHTVVTLFEMAARLVLTDPERYRPERFTTAIRTALN, encoded by the coding sequence GTGACCCCAGGCGAAGCCCCGACCAAGCGCAAGCGCCGCGTCTACGCGGCTCGCGTCCCCGTCGAACAACGCCGCTCCGAACTCCTCGACGCCGCCCTGCATCTGGTGGTGACGGCAGGACACACGGCCGTCACGATGGACGCGGTGGCGGAGCAGGCCGGGGTCACCAAACCAGTCGTCTACGGCGTCTTCGGCAACCGCGCGGAACTACTGGACACCCTCCTGCGCCGCGAACAGGAACAGGGCTTGGCCCAACTGGCGGCGATCCACCCCGACCCGGCGAAAACGGACCCGGGCGACCAACTCGCCCACATCCTGGCGGAATTCCTGAAAGCGGTCCGCGAGGCCCCGGACCGATGGACCTGCATCGTGATGCCCATGGCAGATATGCCGGCCCAATTCCACGCCGTTCGCGAAGAGGCCAGGGGAAGAGTCCTCAAGCGCACCGAGAAACTGGCAAGCGAACTACTTCCGAAACATAAGGCCGACCTCGACCCAGAGATCGTCGCCCACACCGTCGTAACCCTATTCGAGATGGCCGCCCGACTAGTCCTGACAGATCCCGAACGCTACCGCCCGGAGCGCTTCACCACCGCAATCCGAACGGCACTCAACTAA
- a CDS encoding response regulator, with protein sequence MTKILVVDDEPQIVRALRINLTARGYEVVTAADGAAALRAAAETKPDAVVLDLGLPDIDGTEVIHGLRGWSTVPIIVLSARVDSTDKVVALDAGADDYVTKPFGMDELLARLRAAVRRAATAPADDDPVVETEAFTIDIAAKKVHRDGVEVHLTPTEWGMLEILVRNKGKLIAQKQLLREVWGPNYGDEKHYLRVYMAQLRRKLEPRPSDPRYLLTEPGMGYRFETPREANGT encoded by the coding sequence GTGACCAAGATCCTGGTCGTCGACGACGAGCCGCAGATCGTGCGCGCGCTGCGGATCAACCTGACCGCGCGCGGCTACGAGGTCGTCACCGCCGCCGACGGGGCCGCGGCCCTGCGCGCGGCCGCCGAGACCAAACCCGACGCCGTCGTGCTCGACCTTGGGCTGCCCGATATCGACGGCACCGAGGTGATCCACGGCCTGCGCGGCTGGAGCACGGTCCCGATCATCGTGCTGTCCGCCCGGGTCGACTCCACCGACAAGGTCGTCGCGCTCGACGCGGGCGCCGACGACTACGTCACCAAGCCCTTCGGCATGGACGAGCTCCTGGCCCGCCTGCGCGCCGCCGTCCGCCGGGCCGCGACCGCGCCCGCCGACGACGACCCGGTGGTGGAGACCGAGGCGTTCACCATCGACATCGCCGCGAAGAAGGTCCACCGCGACGGCGTGGAGGTACACCTGACCCCGACCGAATGGGGGATGCTGGAGATCCTGGTGCGCAACAAGGGCAAGCTGATCGCCCAGAAGCAGCTGCTGCGCGAGGTGTGGGGCCCGAACTACGGCGACGAGAAGCACTATCTGCGCGTCTACATGGCCCAGTTGCGCCGCAAGCTCGAACCGCGGCCGAGCGACCCGCGCTACCTGCTCACCGAGCCGGGCATGGGCTACCGCTTCGAGACACCGCGGGAGGCGAACGGGACTTAG
- a CDS encoding ribonucleoside-diphosphate reductase subunit alpha: MTATTQTAAQTMRVRKRSGDTEPVDPAKIIRAVARCADGLAEVDPRRVATKTISGLYDGASTEELDRLSIQTAAELVSEEPQYSKLAARLLAGYLDKETRGQGVHSFSQSVALGHAHGLIGDGTAAFVATHARKLDDAVDHDADLRFEYFGLRTVYDRYLLRHPDNRAVVERPQHWLLRVACGLSHTPSEAIAFYRLMSSLAYLPSSPTLFNSGTRHTQMSSCYLLDSPRDELESIYERYSQIARLSKFAGGIGVQWSRVRSRGALIRGTNGHSNGIVPWLRTLDASVAAVNQGGRRKGAACVYLETWHPDIEEFLELRDNTGEDARRTHNLNIANWIPDEFMRRVEADADWSLFDPAEIPELPDLWGEAFDRAYRAAEEAGRAVRTVKARDLYGRMMRTLAQTGNGWMTFKDTANRTCNQTAEPGNVVHLSNLCTEILEVTSDDETAVCNLGSVNLGAHLDHAGGMDWERLRETVRTAVTFLDRVIDINYYPTEQAGRSNPRWRPVGLGVMGLQDVFFALRLPFDSAEAKELSTRIAEEIYLTALETSAAQAASAGAHPAYQQTRAARGDLQPDLWGVTPTQTERWAAVRERIAEHGLRNSLLIAVAPTATIASIAGCFECVEPQVSNLFKRETLSGEFLQVNSYLVAELKKHGLWTPSVRSTLKRDEGSVQGIESLPEESRALFRTAWELPQRALIDLAAARGPYIDQSQSLNLFVASPTIGKLSSMYRYAWQTGLKTTYYLRSRPATRIQQATVSPDAIACSLENPETCEACE; this comes from the coding sequence GTGACAGCCACCACCCAGACCGCCGCCCAAACGATGCGCGTCCGCAAGCGCAGCGGCGACACCGAGCCGGTCGACCCAGCCAAGATCATCCGTGCCGTCGCCCGCTGCGCCGACGGCCTGGCCGAGGTCGACCCGCGCCGGGTGGCCACGAAGACGATCAGCGGGCTCTACGACGGCGCGAGCACCGAGGAACTCGACCGGCTGTCCATCCAGACCGCCGCCGAGCTGGTGTCCGAGGAGCCGCAGTACTCCAAGCTCGCCGCCCGCCTGCTCGCCGGCTACCTCGACAAGGAGACCCGCGGGCAGGGCGTGCACTCGTTCAGCCAGAGCGTCGCGCTCGGCCACGCCCACGGCCTCATCGGCGACGGCACGGCGGCGTTCGTGGCCACGCACGCCCGCAAGCTCGACGACGCCGTCGACCACGACGCCGACCTGCGGTTCGAGTACTTCGGCCTGCGCACGGTCTACGACCGCTACCTGCTGCGCCACCCCGACAACCGGGCCGTCGTCGAGCGGCCGCAGCACTGGCTGCTCCGAGTCGCGTGTGGACTGTCGCACACGCCGAGTGAGGCCATCGCGTTCTACCGGCTGATGTCGTCGCTGGCCTACCTGCCCAGTTCACCGACCCTGTTCAACTCCGGCACCCGGCACACCCAGATGTCGTCGTGCTACCTGCTCGACTCGCCGCGCGACGAGCTGGAGTCCATCTACGAGCGGTATTCCCAGATCGCGCGGCTCTCGAAGTTCGCGGGCGGCATCGGTGTGCAGTGGTCGCGGGTGCGTTCGCGCGGCGCGCTGATCCGGGGCACCAACGGGCACTCCAACGGGATCGTGCCGTGGCTGCGGACACTGGACGCGTCGGTGGCGGCGGTCAACCAGGGCGGCAGGCGCAAGGGCGCGGCCTGCGTGTACCTGGAGACCTGGCACCCCGACATCGAGGAATTCCTCGAACTGCGCGACAACACGGGTGAGGACGCGCGGCGGACGCACAACCTGAACATCGCCAACTGGATCCCCGATGAGTTCATGCGCCGGGTCGAGGCCGACGCCGACTGGTCGCTGTTCGACCCCGCCGAGATCCCCGAGCTGCCTGACCTGTGGGGCGAGGCGTTCGACCGCGCCTACCGCGCCGCCGAGGAGGCCGGACGGGCTGTGCGCACAGTCAAGGCGCGGGACCTCTACGGCCGCATGATGCGCACGCTCGCCCAGACCGGCAACGGGTGGATGACGTTCAAGGACACCGCGAACCGCACCTGCAACCAGACCGCCGAGCCCGGCAACGTCGTGCACCTGTCCAATCTCTGCACCGAGATCCTGGAGGTGACCAGCGACGACGAGACCGCGGTGTGCAACCTCGGCTCGGTCAACCTCGGCGCGCACCTCGACCACGCCGGGGGCATGGACTGGGAGCGGCTGCGCGAGACCGTCCGCACGGCCGTCACGTTCCTCGACCGGGTGATCGACATCAACTACTACCCCACCGAGCAGGCCGGCCGGAGCAACCCGCGCTGGCGCCCGGTCGGGCTCGGGGTGATGGGCCTGCAGGACGTGTTCTTCGCGCTGCGCCTGCCGTTCGACAGCGCGGAGGCGAAGGAGCTGTCGACCCGGATCGCCGAGGAGATCTACCTGACCGCGCTGGAGACCTCGGCGGCGCAGGCGGCGAGCGCGGGCGCGCACCCGGCCTACCAGCAGACCCGCGCGGCCCGCGGGGACCTGCAGCCGGACCTGTGGGGAGTGACGCCGACGCAGACCGAGCGGTGGGCGGCGGTGCGGGAGCGGATCGCCGAGCACGGCCTGCGCAACTCGCTGCTGATCGCGGTGGCGCCGACGGCGACGATCGCGTCCATCGCGGGCTGCTTCGAGTGCGTCGAGCCGCAGGTGTCGAACCTGTTCAAGCGCGAGACGCTCTCGGGTGAGTTCCTCCAGGTGAACTCGTACCTGGTGGCGGAGTTGAAGAAGCACGGCCTGTGGACACCGTCGGTGCGCTCGACCCTCAAGCGCGACGAGGGTTCCGTGCAGGGCATCGAGTCCCTGCCCGAGGAGAGCCGGGCGCTGTTCCGCACCGCGTGGGAACTCCCGCAGCGCGCTTTGATCGACCTCGCCGCCGCGCGCGGCCCGTACATCGACCAGAGCCAGTCGCTGAACCTGTTCGTCGCCTCGCCGACGATCGGGAAGCTGTCGTCGATGTACCGCTACGCCTGGCAGACCGGCCTCAAGACCACGTACTACCTGCGCTCCCGCCCGGCGACGCGCATCCAGCAGGCGACGGTTTCACCTGACGCAATCGCTTGCTCCTTGGAGAACCCCGAGACCTGCGAGGCGTGCGAGTGA
- a CDS encoding PLP-dependent cysteine synthase family protein — translation MTDILRTRANTAHLVNPAAATCLTAANAVGNTPVLWIDRPLCPAGRGFWAKLEGCNPGGIKDRPALHMVTQARARGDLAPGARIVESTSGTLGLGLALAGIVHGHPVTLVSDPGMEPMMHRLLSAYGARVETVTEPHPKGGWQQARRQRVRAILDAAPGSYCPDQYNNPDNVAAYAPLALELLAQLGRIDVLVCSVGTGGHSAGIAKVLREYFPHLRLIGVDTVGSTIFGQPAGTRLMRGLGSSIHPRNVDYAAFDEVHWVAPAEAVKSCRALASTHHAGGGWSVGAVALVAGWAARTQDPHTRIVAVFPDGPHRYFDTVYNDDYCAAHGLLGSPTPDEPDVIASPSDRVVTRWTRCTTVHAPEAAGA, via the coding sequence ATGACCGACATCCTGCGTACCCGCGCGAACACCGCCCATCTCGTCAACCCCGCCGCCGCCACCTGCCTCACCGCGGCCAACGCGGTCGGCAACACGCCCGTGCTCTGGATCGACCGCCCGCTCTGCCCCGCGGGACGGGGTTTCTGGGCGAAGCTCGAAGGCTGCAACCCCGGTGGGATCAAAGATCGCCCCGCCCTGCACATGGTCACTCAGGCGCGGGCGCGCGGCGATCTCGCGCCCGGCGCGAGGATCGTCGAGTCCACCAGCGGCACCCTCGGACTCGGCTTGGCGCTGGCCGGGATCGTGCACGGGCACCCGGTCACCCTCGTGTCCGATCCGGGGATGGAGCCGATGATGCACCGGCTGCTCAGCGCGTATGGCGCGCGGGTGGAGACGGTGACCGAGCCGCATCCGAAGGGCGGGTGGCAGCAGGCGCGCAGGCAGCGGGTGCGCGCGATCCTCGACGCGGCCCCCGGCAGCTATTGCCCGGACCAATACAACAACCCCGACAACGTCGCCGCCTACGCGCCGCTCGCCTTGGAGCTGCTCGCCCAACTCGGCCGCATCGACGTGCTGGTGTGCTCGGTGGGGACGGGCGGGCACTCGGCAGGGATCGCGAAGGTGCTGCGCGAGTACTTCCCGCACCTGCGGCTGATCGGCGTCGACACGGTCGGGTCGACGATCTTCGGCCAGCCCGCGGGCACCCGGCTCATGCGTGGGCTGGGGTCGAGCATCCACCCACGCAACGTCGACTACGCGGCGTTCGACGAGGTGCACTGGGTCGCCCCCGCGGAGGCGGTCAAGTCGTGCCGCGCCCTGGCGTCGACGCACCACGCGGGCGGGGGTTGGAGCGTCGGCGCGGTCGCGCTGGTGGCGGGCTGGGCGGCCCGCACGCAGGACCCGCACACGCGGATCGTCGCGGTGTTCCCCGACGGCCCGCACCGCTACTTCGACACCGTCTACAACGACGATTACTGCGCCGCACACGGCCTACTCGGCTCCCCCACACCCGACGAACCGGACGTGATCGCCAGTCCGTCCGACCGGGTCGTCACCCGCTGGACCCGCTGCACGACCGTGCACGCCCCCGAGGCGGCGGGCGCATGA
- a CDS encoding class I SAM-dependent methyltransferase has translation MSGGYRDSVLSKDSPGERGRLGSIQSSVDGFTTGILDSLGVDKDWDCLELGAGAGSIADWLAERCPEGRVVAVDIDTRYLAPDRYEVVKADITDADFSPGRFDLVHARFTLCHLPERDDVVRRAASWLKPGGWLVVTDPYQLPGETSPFPVMTRIMDAYREVMAGHGADLTWARGLPSLLAGAGLESIDFTGRLACMGNLERDRWRPLIDQAAPGLLASGKVTQADLDEFHTLLTDPTFIDIPQFTLAAWGRAITTNA, from the coding sequence GTGAGCGGCGGCTACCGCGACAGTGTGCTGAGCAAGGACTCCCCCGGCGAACGCGGCAGACTCGGCTCCATCCAGTCCTCTGTGGACGGATTCACGACCGGCATCCTCGACAGTCTGGGCGTCGACAAGGACTGGGACTGCCTCGAACTGGGGGCGGGCGCGGGATCCATCGCCGACTGGCTGGCGGAGCGCTGCCCCGAGGGCCGGGTCGTCGCGGTCGACATCGACACCCGCTACCTCGCCCCGGACCGCTACGAGGTGGTCAAGGCGGACATCACCGACGCGGACTTCTCCCCCGGCCGCTTCGACCTGGTGCACGCCCGATTCACCCTGTGCCACCTGCCCGAACGCGACGACGTCGTCCGGCGGGCGGCATCGTGGCTCAAGCCCGGCGGCTGGCTGGTCGTCACCGACCCCTACCAACTGCCCGGGGAAACGTCCCCGTTCCCGGTGATGACCCGGATCATGGACGCCTACCGCGAGGTCATGGCGGGTCATGGAGCCGACCTCACCTGGGCGCGCGGACTGCCGTCGCTGCTGGCGGGTGCGGGCCTGGAGTCGATCGACTTCACCGGCAGGCTCGCCTGCATGGGCAACCTGGAGCGCGACCGCTGGCGCCCGCTGATCGACCAGGCCGCCCCCGGCCTGCTGGCGAGCGGCAAGGTCACCCAGGCCGACCTGGACGAGTTCCACACGCTGCTCACGGACCCGACGTTCATCGACATCCCCCAGTTCACCCTCGCCGCCTGGGGCCGCGCCATTACTACCAACGCGTAA
- a CDS encoding ribonucleotide-diphosphate reductase subunit beta, whose translation MTTLDNTRRAKSLLDPGMDLTLRPMRYPRFYESFRDAIKNTWSVEEVDLHSDLADLKKLTGAERHLINRLVAFFATGDTIVANNLVLNLYQHINAPEARLYLSRQLFEEAVHVQFYLTLLDTYLPDEQERAAAFAAVENIPSIRDKAEFCYRWIDSINGLHRLESKEDRRGFLLNLICFAACIEGLFFYGAFAYVYFLRSRGLLNGLASGTNWVFRDESMHMAFAFDVVETVRREEPDLFDDALHDQVRQMLREAVDAETRFAEDLLGQGVAGLPLSDMRAYLEHVADRRLAALGLAPEYGSGNPFTFMELQDVQELSNFFERKVSAYQVAVTGSVSFDEDF comes from the coding sequence GTGACCACTTTGGACAACACCCGGCGGGCCAAGTCCCTGCTCGACCCTGGCATGGACCTGACCCTGCGGCCGATGCGGTACCCCCGGTTCTACGAGAGCTTCCGCGACGCCATCAAGAACACGTGGAGCGTCGAGGAGGTCGACCTGCACTCCGACCTCGCCGACCTGAAGAAGCTGACCGGCGCCGAACGGCACCTGATCAACCGGCTGGTCGCCTTCTTCGCCACCGGCGACACCATCGTCGCCAACAACCTGGTGCTGAACCTCTACCAGCACATCAACGCCCCCGAGGCCAGGCTCTACCTGTCGCGGCAGCTGTTCGAGGAGGCCGTGCACGTCCAGTTCTACCTGACCCTGCTCGACACCTACCTGCCCGACGAGCAGGAGCGGGCCGCCGCGTTCGCCGCGGTGGAGAACATCCCGTCGATCCGGGACAAGGCGGAGTTCTGCTACCGCTGGATCGACTCGATCAACGGCCTGCACCGTCTGGAGTCCAAAGAGGACCGACGCGGGTTCCTGCTGAACCTGATCTGCTTCGCCGCGTGCATCGAGGGCCTGTTCTTCTACGGCGCCTTCGCCTACGTGTACTTCCTGCGGTCCAGGGGCCTGCTCAACGGCTTGGCGTCAGGCACGAACTGGGTCTTCCGGGACGAGTCCATGCACATGGCGTTCGCCTTCGACGTGGTGGAAACCGTCCGCCGCGAGGAACCGGACCTGTTCGACGACGCGCTGCACGACCAGGTCCGCCAGATGCTGCGCGAAGCGGTCGACGCCGAGACCCGGTTCGCCGAGGACCTCCTCGGCCAGGGCGTCGCGGGCCTGCCGCTGAGCGACATGCGCGCCTACCTGGAACACGTCGCCGACCGCAGGCTCGCGGCGTTGGGGCTGGCACCGGAGTACGGGTCGGGCAACCCGTTCACGTTCATGGAGCTGCAGGACGTGCAGGAGCTGTCGAACTTCTTCGAGCGGAAGGTGTCGGCGTACCAGGTCGCCGTCACCGGCTCGGTGAGCTTCGACGAGGACTTCTGA
- a CDS encoding MAB_1171c family putative transporter: MTPALLKQFGTALVMYGAIALWIALALRFAGAMRSRPQRRLLIAIAGLAGSITVYLDPITKVLNETYVLGTSCGIAMNIWGVISSAFILDFVLAAISRRRPLLVYGSAAAVCVALIWLNTGPVPAAGCVTSIAVPWYSPFWWLLCVAHVVAVLPCAVLCARYARQASTRALRAGLLLLAAGFASSTIFWSFVVLGYLLTHNPWLGSSFSLNIGITAWLMVAGVTVPVVAHVWRLARDLRVLRALEPLWQDLVEAVPHVRMPDPKARFASIDMRLYRRVIEIRDALLILRDYVDQDTVDAAKAHALAADPNPDTIEARATARWLAAAQQAKARGVEPRPDADATASQRQSSDDQWTGELAFLELLSQAWRSPGALEFAGAKSAAEESA; encoded by the coding sequence ATGACACCGGCCCTGCTCAAGCAGTTCGGCACCGCCCTGGTCATGTACGGCGCCATCGCGCTGTGGATCGCGCTCGCGCTGCGTTTCGCCGGGGCCATGCGCTCCCGGCCGCAGCGGCGGCTGCTGATCGCCATCGCCGGTCTCGCCGGTTCGATCACGGTGTACCTCGACCCGATCACCAAGGTGCTCAACGAGACCTACGTGCTCGGAACAAGCTGTGGCATCGCGATGAACATCTGGGGCGTCATCAGCTCCGCGTTCATCCTCGACTTCGTGCTGGCGGCGATCTCGCGCCGCAGGCCCCTGCTCGTCTACGGGTCGGCGGCGGCCGTGTGCGTCGCGCTGATCTGGCTCAACACCGGCCCGGTGCCCGCCGCGGGCTGCGTCACCTCCATCGCGGTCCCCTGGTACAGCCCGTTCTGGTGGCTGCTGTGCGTCGCGCACGTCGTCGCCGTGCTGCCCTGTGCCGTGCTGTGCGCCCGCTACGCCCGCCAGGCGAGCACCCGCGCCCTGCGCGCGGGCCTGCTGCTCCTCGCGGCGGGTTTCGCCTCGTCGACGATCTTCTGGTCGTTCGTGGTCCTGGGCTACCTGCTGACGCACAACCCGTGGCTGGGCTCCTCGTTCTCGCTGAACATCGGCATCACCGCCTGGCTGATGGTGGCCGGCGTGACCGTGCCGGTCGTCGCCCACGTCTGGCGCCTCGCACGCGACCTGCGGGTCCTGCGCGCGCTCGAACCGCTGTGGCAGGACCTGGTCGAAGCCGTCCCGCACGTGCGGATGCCCGACCCGAAGGCCCGCTTCGCCTCCATCGACATGCGGCTCTACCGCCGGGTCATCGAGATCCGCGACGCCCTGCTGATCCTGCGCGACTACGTCGACCAGGACACCGTCGACGCGGCGAAGGCCCACGCGCTCGCCGCCGACCCGAACCCCGACACCATCGAGGCACGGGCCACCGCGCGCTGGCTGGCGGCGGCCCAGCAGGCCAAGGCGCGGGGCGTCGAGCCCCGACCGGACGCCGACGCCACCGCGTCACAGCGGCAGAGCAGCGACGACCAGTGGACCGGTGAGCTGGCCTTCCTCGAACTGCTGTCGCAGGCCTGGCGCTCGCCCGGTGCGCTGGAGTTCGCCGGGGCCAAGTCGGCGGCGGAGGAATCCGCGTGA
- a CDS encoding MDR family MFS transporter, translating into MTGVLREYRSFGRPVRLMVLNQFTINLGFYMLMPYLAMHLSGELALAGWLVGLILGVRNFAQQGMFLIGGTLADRFGCKPLIVAGCALRTAGFALLGVVDSVPALIIASAATGFAGALFNPAVRAYVAQDAGPRRVEAFALFNVFYQAGILLGPVVGLGLTALDFRLTCLVAAGVFAVLTVLQLRSLPGQDAPARSEVRVTRVWRSILANRPFLLFSLAMVGSYVLSFQVYLALPLEARRVLGPGPAGTAVVTALFAVSAGLAVAGQLRVTAVFKRRFGPDGSLVAGLALMSTAFLPPALTSGAGAAPTVAALLASAILLALGTAVVFPFEMDTIVRLSGDHLVATHYGLYNTFVGVGILLGNLFTGTALDLARSAGLPALPWLALTVIGIGCAAYVHRLTRSEVERSTAPVPSP; encoded by the coding sequence ATGACCGGCGTGCTGCGGGAATACCGGTCGTTCGGCAGGCCGGTCCGGCTGATGGTGCTCAACCAGTTCACCATCAATCTGGGCTTCTACATGCTGATGCCGTATCTGGCGATGCACCTGTCGGGCGAACTCGCGCTCGCCGGGTGGCTGGTCGGCCTGATCCTCGGGGTGCGCAACTTCGCCCAGCAGGGGATGTTCCTGATCGGCGGCACGCTCGCCGACCGGTTCGGCTGCAAACCGCTCATCGTCGCCGGATGCGCCTTGCGCACAGCGGGTTTCGCCCTCCTGGGCGTGGTCGACTCGGTTCCGGCGCTGATCATCGCCTCCGCCGCCACCGGTTTCGCCGGGGCGCTGTTCAACCCGGCCGTCCGCGCCTATGTCGCCCAGGACGCCGGGCCGCGCCGGGTCGAGGCGTTCGCGTTGTTCAACGTCTTCTACCAGGCGGGAATCCTGCTCGGCCCGGTCGTCGGCCTCGGCCTCACCGCGTTGGATTTCCGGCTGACGTGCCTGGTGGCGGCCGGGGTCTTCGCGGTGCTGACCGTCCTGCAGCTCCGGTCGCTGCCCGGCCAGGACGCGCCCGCGCGCTCGGAGGTCCGGGTGACCCGGGTGTGGCGGTCGATCCTGGCCAACCGCCCGTTCCTGCTGTTCTCCCTGGCGATGGTCGGCTCGTACGTCCTGTCGTTCCAGGTGTATCTGGCGCTGCCGCTGGAAGCCCGACGGGTGCTGGGCCCCGGCCCGGCCGGAACCGCCGTGGTGACCGCGTTGTTCGCCGTGTCCGCGGGCCTGGCGGTGGCGGGTCAGCTTCGGGTGACGGCGGTGTTCAAGCGCAGGTTCGGCCCAGACGGCAGCCTCGTCGCGGGTCTGGCCCTGATGAGCACCGCCTTCCTCCCGCCCGCCCTGACCTCGGGTGCGGGCGCCGCGCCCACGGTGGCCGCGCTGCTGGCGAGCGCGATCCTGCTGGCGCTGGGGACGGCGGTGGTGTTCCCGTTCGAGATGGACACGATCGTCCGTCTGTCCGGCGACCACCTCGTCGCGACCCATTACGGCCTGTACAACACTTTCGTCGGTGTCGGCATCCTGCTCGGCAACCTGTTCACCGGCACGGCACTGGACCTGGCCCGCTCCGCCGGGCTGCCCGCCCTGCCCTGGCTGGCCCTGACCGTGATCGGAATCGGCTGCGCCGCCTACGTACACCGCCTCACCCGATCCGAAGTGGAGCGGTCGACGGCACCGGTCCCGAGCCCGTGA